From a single Raphanus sativus cultivar WK10039 chromosome 3, ASM80110v3, whole genome shotgun sequence genomic region:
- the LOC130509414 gene encoding uncharacterized protein LOC130509414, with protein sequence MSPGDYSQQAKTTEMPSSSSSDREAPNNTSSVDPPPLVVDGIPGQDHVVLAELREHPPGALQKAEMLSEDEVKGTLEAVASTGKFWQDWEKLKGMLSWWLKKVLSEYPEANMKDEQQKEALGETYPELVRRLDEALLSFDEGPPFTLQRLCEILLAARSIYPKLSKLALALEKNLLVTSMLSISTEPQSQTSEETNAATEDTETAAAKGTQPNGIEAVVGGDKDEIMTEVEEEADVDDAMTIDMETIDEPSETMTTTTASESETSSEITAAKPSSDPMAAEEGDPRLP encoded by the exons ATGAGTCCTGGAGATTACTCTCAACAAGCTAAAACGACGGAGatgccatcatcatcatcatcggaTCGTGAAGCTCCCAACAACACTTCATCCGTCGATCCTCCTCCTCTCGTCGTCGACGGCATTCCAGGCCAGGATCACGTCGTCCTCGCCGAACTTCGAGAGCATCCACC aggaGCTTTGCAGAAAGCAGAAATGTTGTCTGAGGACGAAGTAAAGGGCACATTAGAAGCAGTTGCATCTACCGGGAAGTTCTG GCAGGATTGGGAAAAGTTAAAGGGAATGCTATCTTGGTGGTTGAAGAAG GTTCTGTCAGAATATCCTGAGGCAAATATGAAGGACGAACAACAAAAGGAAGCCCTAGGAGAAACGTATCCTGAGCTGGTTCGTCGATTGGATGAAG CTCTTCTTAGTTTCGATGAAGGTCCTCCATTTACACTGCAGAGACTCTGTGAG ATCCTTTTGGCTGCAAGGAGCATCTACCCAAAGCTCTCAAAGCTTGCTCTTGCATTAGAAAAG AATCTGTTGGTTACTTCTATGCTATCCATCAGTACGGAACCGCAATCACAAACCTCTGAAGAAACAAACGCAGCAACGGAAGACACAGAAACGGCTGCAGCAAAGGGGACACAGCCAAATGGAATTGAAGCAGTGGTGGGAGGTGACAAGGATGAGATAATGACagaggtagaagaagaagcagatgtTGATGACGCAATGACTATTGACATGGAAACAATCGATGAACCATCAGAGACAATGACGACAACGACGGCCAGTGAGAGTGAGACATCAAGCGAAATCA CTGCTGCAAAACCATCATCAGATCCAATGGCTGCAGAGGAGGGAGACCCACGGTTGCCTTGA
- the LOC130510134 gene encoding uncharacterized protein LOC130510134, whose amino-acid sequence MKLRSLAKPHIICHINSGTKASFWHDNWTGLRSLIDIIGPLGPQVSGILIDSSVSEVVTTGAWRQTRSRSPILRRLRQALPSQIPDIDSSEEDYYMWRIATTDPPSVFSTSRLWSSLNPSPPPVTWHKVVWFSQRIPKHSFIVWLLLKGMMLTRDRLRSWGLAVPPDCLLCGHAPETANHLFFQCQYSVAVWNLLLSNLRMAHPSNLQDVVNWLRTSPARSNLKPVLKLVFQGAVYFIWRERNSRLHSAVNKPATQIVKEIQL is encoded by the coding sequence ATGAAGCTGAGGTCCTTGGCAAAGCCTCACATTATATGTCACATTAACTCAGGAACCAAGGCGTCTTTTTGGCATGACAATTGGACGGGTTTGAGATCTCTTATTGATATCATTGGCCCTCTTGGACCTCAGGTTTCTGGTATTCTCATTGATAGTTCTGTTTCTGAAGTTGTCACCACGGGAGCATGGAGACAGACTCGTAGCAGAAGTCCTATTTTGAGAAGGCTTCGCCAGGCTCTACCTTCTCAAATCCCGGACATCGATTCATCTGAAGAAGACTATTATATGTGGAGGATTGCCACAACGGATCCGCCATCTGTTTTCTCTACTTCTCGTCTTTGGAGCTCTCTGAACCCTTCACCTCCGCCCGTCACTTGGCACAAGGTTGTTTGGTTTAGTCAGAGAATTCCTAAGCATTCTTTTATAGTCTGGCTTCTCCTAAAGGGCATGATGTTAACGCGAGACAGACTCAGATCTTGGGGTCTTGCAGTCCCACCAGATTGCCTTCTCTGTGGTCATGCGCCAGAGACGGCTAATCATCTCTTTTTTCAATGCCAGTACTCGGTGGCGGTCTGGAACCTCCTGCTATCAAACCTTCGAATGGCTCATCCTTCTAACTTGCAAGATGTGGTAAATTGGCTGCGAACTTCTCCGGCAAGGTCCAATCTTAAACCTGTCTTAAAGTTGGTATTCCAGGGAGCGGTCTACTTTATATGGAGGGAGAGAAACTCGCGTTTGCACTCTGCTGTGAACAAACCCGCTACTCAAATTGTCAAAGAAATTCAGCTTTAA
- the LOC130509415 gene encoding uncharacterized protein LOC130509415, whose amino-acid sequence MLSDDFTAKRAATEEESDSSVSKKQKLEDEDDDDDTSMEEDSDTDSGRAWSVDTEEEDEGVVRSPRINYLNFPEPEPEWDKDSFDGYEFYDPEDRKSFSDEEEYKVFRDFKIQAWKNRGFYEQDPFRSIFPLTDLEEPWIDMTTREYLESIASLCVKKLNEEKNKTVELVSIVRGNMKVGDGWKLYITFMAREYTNGPLVEYQAKAMDFGAKPPFPILCRPASPKS is encoded by the exons ATGCTAAGCGACGATTTCACGGCGAAACGAGCTGCGACTGAGGAGGAATCGGACTCTTCTGTGTCGAAAAAGCAGAAGTTGGAAGAtgaagacgacgacgacgacacAAGCATGGAAGAGGATAGCGATACCGACAGCGGACGCGCATGGTCTGTCGacactgaagaagaagacgaaggagTGGTGAGATCTCCTAGGATTAATTACTTAAACTTCCCAGAACCGGAACCGGAGTGGGATAAGGATAGCTTCGATGGTTACGAGTTCTACGACCCTGAGGACCGTAAAAGCTTCTCTGACGAAGAGGAGTACAAAGTGTTCCGCGACTTTAAGATCCAGGCCTGGAAGAATCGG ggtttttatgaACAAGATCCCTTCAGGTCCATCTTCCCCCTTACTGATCTGGAAGAACCTTGGATTGACATGACCACAAGGGAATATTTGGAGTCTATTGCCTCCTTATGTGTTAAGAAACTCAACGAGGAGAAG AATAAGACCGTGGAATTGGTAAGCATCGTTAGAGGCAATATGAAAGTAGGAGATGGTTGGAAGCTGTACATCACCTTTATGGCTCGAGAGTATACCAATGGTCCTCTCGTGGAGTATCAAGCCAAGGCTATGGATTTTGGAGCAAAACCTCCCTTTCCCATCCTCTGCCGACCAGCTTCTCCCAAATCCTAA